The following are encoded together in the Pygocentrus nattereri isolate fPygNat1 chromosome 3, fPygNat1.pri, whole genome shotgun sequence genome:
- the stk40 gene encoding serine/threonine-protein kinase 40, producing MSKRCSSERGAGESSGRASKLLCPGISGNNAKRAGPFVLGPRLGNSPVQSIVQCLARRDGTDDFYQLKILTLEERVDAAGETQEERQGKMLLHTEYSLLSLLHNQDGVVHHHGLIQDRSYEIVEDMESNKVRKMKKRICLVLDCLCAHDFSDKTVDLINLQHYVIKEKRLSEREAIVIFYDVVRVVEALHKKNIVHRDLKLGNMVLNKRTHRITITNFCLGKHLVSEEDLLKDQRGSPAYISPDVLSGRPYRGKPSDMWALGVVLFTMLYGQFPFYDSIPQELFRKIKAAEYSIPEDGRVSENTVCLIRKLLVLDPQQRLTAAEVLESLSGIIASWQSVSSVSGPLQVVPDIDDQLNQPEHLQEVKVTEESSQYEFENYMRQQLLLAEEKNTIHEAKNFLTKRPFGNVPPVRRLGHDAQPVSPLDAAILAQRFLRK from the exons ATGTCTAAGCGCTGTTCTTCTGAGAGAGGGGCAGGGGAGTCATCCGGCAGGGCCAGCAAGCTCCTTTGTCCTGGGATATCTGGCAACAATGCTAAGAGAGCTGGCCCCTTTGTCTTAG GGCCCCGTCTGGGGAATTCTCCTGTGCAGAGCATAGTGCAGTGTTTGGCCAGGAGAGATGGGACGGATGATTTCTACCAGCTAAAA ATTCTGACCCTAGAGGAGCGAGTGGATGCAGCCGGGGAGACACAAGAGGAGAGGCAAGGCAAAATGCTGCTGCACACAGAGTACTCATTGCTGTCTCTGCTCCATAACCAGGATGGAGTGGTGCACCACCATGGCCTCATTCAG GATCGCTCCTATGAGATTGTGGAGGACATGGAGTCCAATAAGGTGCGCAAGATGAAAAAGCGTATCTGTCTGGTGCTGGATTGCCTGTGCGCTCATGACTTTAGTGACAAAACAGTTGACCTGATCAACTTGCAACATTACGTCATCAAGGAGAAGAGGCTGAGTGAGCGCGAGGCCATTGTCATCTTCTATGACGTAGTGCGAGTTGTGGAGGCGTTACATAAG aaGAACATTGTGCACAGAGACTTGAAGCTTGGAAACATGGTGCTTAACAAAAG AACTCATCGGATCACGATCACCAACTTCTGTCTGGGTAAACATTTGGTGAGTGAAGAAGATCTACTGAAGGACCAGAGAGGCAGCCCAGCCTATATCAGCCCCGATGTCCTGAGCG GTCGGCCATACCGTGGAAAGCCCAGTGATATGTGGGCTCTTGGTGTGGTACTGTTCACCATGCTCTACGGCCAGTTCCCCTTTTACGACAGCATACCTCAAGAGCTCTTCCGCAAGATCAAAGCTGCAGAGTACTCTATCCCAGA GGATGGGCGGGTGTCTGAGAACACCGTGTGTTTGATTCGTAAGCTGTTAGTGCTGGATCCCCAGCAGAGGCTGACTGCAGCAGAAGTTCTGGAGTCTCTCAGCGGAATCATCGCCTCCTG GCAATCTGTCTCATCAGTGAGCGGCCCCCTGCAGGTGGTGCCAGACATAGATGACCAGCTCAACCAACCTGAGCATCTGCAGGAG GTGAAGGTGACGGAGGAGTCGTCGCAGTACGAGTTTGAGAACTACATGCGCCAGCAGCTGCTGCTGGCCGAGGAGAAGAACACTATCCATGAGGCCAAGAACTTCCTGACCAAGCGGCCCTTTGGCAACGTGCCGCCAGTGAGGCGCCTGGGCCACGACGCTCAGCCCGTCAGCCCGCTGGACGCCGCTATACTGGCCCAGCGCTTCCTCAGGAAGTAG